In Actinoplanes octamycinicus, the genomic window GGGTACGGGTTTATCGTCGCCGCATGATCACCACCGACCTGCGGCAGTACCTGCGGAGCCTGCCCGTCTTCGCCGGTCCGCTGCCCGATTTCGATCCGGGCGCCGCGCCGGACGAGCCGGAACCACTGTTCGTCGCGTGGCTCACCGCGGCCGTGGACGCCGGGGTGCGCGAGCCGCACGCCATGACTCTGTCGACCGTCGACAGCGACGGCATCCCGAACGCCCGCGTGCTCATTCTCAAGAACGTCGACGCGGACGGCTGGCAGTTCGCCGTGCACGCGGGCAGCCCGAAGGGCCGGGAACTGCACCGGCATCCGGTCGCCGCGCTGACCTTCTACTGGCCGGAGCAGGGCCGGCAGATCCGGGTCCGCGGGCGGGTCCGTCCGGAACCGGCCGACCGCAGCGCCGCGGACTTCCTCGCCCGCCCGGCCGGCTCGCGCGCGGAGGCCTCCCTCGGCCGGCAGAGCCAGCCGCTGGCCGATCCCGCGACCCTGGTGCGGGAGGTGGCGGCGGCCCGCGCCCGCATCGAGGCGGAGCCCGGTTTCGTCGCCGAGGAGTGGACGCTGTGCACTCTGGCCGCCGACCGGGTCGAGTTCTGGCAGGCCGACAAGGAGCGGAAACACACCAGGCTTCGGTACGCCCGCAGCGCCACCGGCTGGGCCCGCGAGTTGCTCTGGCCCTGAGCCGCCGAGGTGAAAGCCAGGATCCGCCCGAGGCGAAAGCCGCGGCCCGCCGATGTGAAGATCATGTGGAGATGCGCCGCCCGGCCTGCCGCCCGCCGCCGATCGCTGATCTGATCTCGGGGTGCCCGACCTGACCTCCGCGATTCTGCCCGCCCTCGTCCTGGCGATCTGGGTGCCGTCCTGGTGGCGCCGCACCCGCGGGTTCCGGTTGCGGTTCGCCCTGCTGGCGCCGGTCGTCTGCGGACTCGGCTTCGTGATGGCGGCGTTCCTGGCGCTGACCCAGGGCGGCGGCTCGTGTCCGGGCTCGTGCCCGGGCGGCGCGGTGCAGCGCTGGGCGGCCGGCGCCGACAACCCGGCCCCGCTCGTCGCCTGGCTCGGCGCGAGTTCGCTGCTCGCGTTCCTGGTCTCGGTGGTGCTGACCGTCGTCACGCTGATCGTCGAGTTCGTCCTGCTGGTCCGCCGGGACGCGCGCGCCGGCCGTACCGGGAATGGTGAAGCGCAACCCGGAGCGGACCGTGCGGAAAGGGTCATCTGGTCAGAGCGTTGACCACCAGGTCGGTGAAGCCGTTCACCAGCAGCACCACGGCGATGCAGGTGAGCAGGATGCCGGCGATCCGGTCCAGCATGGCGGCGGCCGCCGCGTTGATCCGGCGCTCGACATGCCCGGACAGGTAGAGGGCGATCAGCCGCCGTTCAGGAGGTCGGTGCGAGGATGCACACCATGTCCAGCCGACTTGATCAGAGTGTTCGCGAACGACTGGACCGGGAACCGCTGGCCTGGTTGTGCACGCTGCGGCGGGACGGCAGCCCGCACCAGACCCCGGTGTGGTTCGTGTTCCGCGACGGGACCTTGTGGATCTGCAGCGCCGAGAAGAACCGCAAAGTTCGCAACGTGCTTCTCGACCCGCGGGTGTCCGTGGCGCTGGAGGGCGGAAGCGCGCCCGTGGTGGCGGAAGGCCGGGTGACGGTTCGCCCGTGTGACTTCTCGCCGGACGTCGTCGACCGGTTCAAGTCCAAGTACGACTGGGACATCACGCTTGCGAACGAGCACGAGGGCCCGCGGGTGCTGCTGGAGATTCCCGTCGCGCGCTGGCTGCTCGCCGGCGTCGCGCAGTGACGACTCCGCCAGGAGCGGGCCGCAGCTTGAGACGGATCACGGACAGCGCGGACCGGTGGCACTGATCCGTCGGCGACAGTGACGGCATGAAAGCTCTGCCGCTCGTCGCGCCGATCGCCCCAGGAACGCACCTGGCGGTCTCCGGCACGGTCTGATCTTGGCTGCCCGCTTGCTCCCGTCCGATCCCCCGCGGAGGCACACATGCAGATGGACGACGCCACGGTCACCTGGGAGACGCTGTGCGGTGCGGCGGACGAGAACCGCTTGCGGCTCGTCGCCTACGCCCACCAGCTGCGCGAGCGCATCGACGCACTCCGGGCGCAGGTCGACGAGCTTCGCCAGCGGATCGCGGACTCCGGCGACGACCTGTAGCAGCGCCGGGTAGGCGCTGGGCTCAGACGGTCTCGCGGACCACCTCGATCTCGTGCTCGGCGGAACACGGCAGCCAGGCCGGCGGAATGGTCACCGTGGGAACCAGCGCGACCCGCACCTGGCTGTCGCCGGCTACCGCCCCGGCCCGGGCCACCTCCGGGGACCCGGTCACGGCCAGGATCTCGAAGTCCCGGGCGGTGATCGCGCGCCGCCGGGTGGACTGCTCGTAGTGCCGGCGGGCCAGCGCGCCGGCCTCGTCCTCGATCGCCCGCCCGCCGCGCGCCGGAGCCGGATTGGTGACCCGGACCCCGGGGATCGGGTCGCGCATCGCGGTGACCGTCTCCGCGGGCACGTTGCCGGCCGGGCCGCCGCCGGTCGGGTACCAGATCCGGATCGGCGCGCCGGCCGGCGGGGTCGCGCCGACCACCCGCGGCCGCGCGTCGGCGGTGTCGCGCAGGTCCAGCACCGGGGCGAAGGTGACCGTGCCCGCCGCGCGGTCCAGCAGGTACACCCGGTCGGCGCTGGTCGCCCCGGCGAAACTGGTCACCGGCTGCCACACCTCGTAGGTGACGCCGTAGTGCTCCCGGGTCGGCCCGGCCGGGTCCGGGACGGCGACGCCGAGCACCACGTCGTCCGCGTCGTCCAGGGTGACGATCGGCGCGCGGGCGACCCGGAGCATCTGGCCGGGCTCGCCGGTGGCCGCGCCGAGCAGCTCCCCGCCGACCTGTTCGGCGTGGTGGGCCCGGACGGTCACCGCGCTCTGACCGGGCTCGACGGTCGCCGACCAGGCGGTCACGAAGACGACCGGGCCGGACGCGACCCGGGTGCCGGCCGGGACGATGATCCGCTCGTCGCCCGCGCCGGTCCGGGTGAACCGCAGGTCCACCGACGCCGCCGCGGGCGGGTGCCGGGTCACCCCGCCCGGGGTGCGGTCCAGCAGGGCGTCGGCCGCGCAGGCGAGCAGCCCGCGGAGCGCCTCGCGGACCGGGGACACGACCTGCTCCAGCCAGTCCGGCAGGGCGGGATTGTTCGGTACGGACGTGGTCACCGTGCACCTCCGGTGGGCTCGGTTCGTCTACGCCACCGCACTATCCCATCGCGACACCGCCTCAGGGACGACCCGAACGGATGGACTGGGACGGCCGCCCGGCGTCGACGCGCATCACGCTCCCGCTCGCCGCGACGACCACGGCCAGGACCACCGGGATCCACAGCGCGACCGGCAGGCCGACCACGGTGGCCGCCGCCCCGATCAGGATCGGTCCGACCAGGAACCCGACGTAGCCGATGCTCACCACGGTGGACAGGTCCCGTCCGGAGCGCTGCGCGTCGCGGCTGCCGACGGCCGAGAAGACCTGCGGCGCGATGCCGGACAGGCCCAGCCCGAGCAGGCCGAACCCGATCACGCCGGCCACCGGCCGGTCCACCAGCAGCGCGACACCGAGCCCGGCCGCCGCCAGCAGGCCACCGGCCCGGACCAGCATGACCGGTCCGAGGGCGGTCACCAGCCGGTCCCCGAAGATCCGGCCGACGGTCATCATGATCGCGAAGGCGGCGTAGCCGTACGCCGCGAACCCGGGCGTGGTGTGCAGGTTGTCCCGCAGGTAGACCGCGCTCCAGTCGGCCGCGGCTCCCTCACCGACCAGGGTGAACAGCACCAGCACGCCGCAGAACACGACCAGCAGCGACCGCCGCCCGGCCCGGTCCGCGGCCGTCTCGACCGAGGGCTCGCGGCTGACCGGCCGGGACGGCAGCACCCACAGCGCCGCCCACCCGGTCAGCGCCAGCACCCCGGCGCCGGTGATCAGGAACGTCGGCCCGATCCCGACCGCGTGCCGGGCGAACTGCCCGCCGATCAGCGCCCCGGCGAACCCGCCGATGCTGTAGATCGCGTGGAACGACGACATGATCGGGCTGCCCCAGGCGCGCTGCACCTCGACCGCGTTGGCGTTCATCGCGATGTTCAGCGTCCCGTGCACGGCGCCGAACCCGAACACGGTCACGCACAGCCCCACCAGGGTGGCGTTGAACCCGGCCACGGCCAGCAGCGTCCCCTCCAGCGCCGCCGCCACCACGAGCAGCCGGGAACTGCCGAACCGGTCGGACAGCCGCCCGAGCACCGCGAGCCCGAGCAGGCACCCGGCGGCGAACGACAGCAGCACGAAGGTCAGCCGCCCGTCGCTGAGCCCGAGCCGCTCCTTGACCGCCGGCAGCCGCGCCGTCCACACCCCGAGCGCCGCCCCGAACAGCAGGAACGCCAGCGAGGTGGCGATCCGCCCGCGGCGCAGCCGCCGCCGATCGGGCAGCAGATCTGACATGCGTCCTCCCCCGTGCTCGACGCTTGCGGGCCGCTTCCGGCCCGGTCAGATCCTATTCGAGTACGATCAATGCCCGCTCAGAACGAGAACGGGTCGTAGCCGTCGTTGTCGCAGGTGCGGCGCTGGGCGATGCAGTTGCGCACCCGCTGGTTCATCGCGCCGGCGTCCCACATCAGGAAAGCGTCGCCGTGCATCGACGAGGCGCTCTTCCCGTCCGGGTCGGAGGACAGGTAGTAACCGGCCTTCGAGCCGGTCACGCCGTAGGTGATCTCGAAGGTCAGCGCCGGGATCCGGACCGGATGGGCGGCCGGGCAGCCCTCGTTCGTCCCGAAGGCGACATGGTCCTTGTGGTTCGGGCTGTCCAGGTTCTTCCCGTCCCAGCAGTCCGGGAACTGCAGGGTGAAATGCAGGTGCGCCGGCTTGCCGCAGATCGGCCAGTTGCCGTTGTCGCTGCGTGCGTCGCCGTCGAGGTTCCCGGGGCCGTAGAAGGCGCAGTAGAACTGGCCCTGCGCGCCGCGCGGCGTCGGGACCTTCTTCTTGGCGTCGCCGGCGATCATCCGCAGGCCGTTCGGGATCGGCATGATGCCGCGGGAATTGTCGCGGATCGACCGGTAGTAGACCCGGAACCCGGTGGTCTCGACCCGCTTCCGGGTCGCCGCCTCGTAGAGCGTCGGCACCCAGTAGGCGGAATGGTCCACGGTCGGCTCGCAGGTGGTGGCCGTGAACTTCATCAGGTCATCGGCGGTGGTGCCGGCGTCGACCGCCTTGTTGCCGACGAAGGAATGCATGTGCGAGGCGCCCGGCAGGCCGGGGAAGACGATCGGGTCGTCGGCCTTCCGGTGGCTGTACTGGCAGTCGGCGCGGAACTCGGCCAGGTTGCCGGCGTTGCCGGGCGGGTCCGCCCTGGTCGCCTTGAACTTGGCCACCTGCGTCTTCCAGGCGGCCTGGTCGACCGGGATCCAGCCGAGCTTCGCGGCCACCGGCTTCGTGGTGGCCGGGCTGGCCTTCGTGGTGGCCGGGGCGGCTCTGCTCGTGGCGGGCGCACCCGGCGGCGCGGAGCGGACCGGTTCGGTGCTGGTGGCCGGTGGCGGCGGCGCGGGGGACGCGCTGGGCCGGCTCGCACACCCGGCCGCCGCCCCGGCCATCAGGAGGACGGCCACGGCGGCGGCGAGGGCGGAACGACGAGGCTCGTGGAATGCGGACGACGACACGACGGAAGGGTAGGCAGCAGCCACCGGGGCGGGACAGGCACTTAACGCAAAAGAAAAGAAAGACTGTCCGGAGGTACACAATGTGCCGGAGCGGCTCGGAAAACTGTTATCCGTCGTCCCGGCCGGCGTCCTGGACGCGCAGATAGGGCTCGATCAGCCCCGGGTCGGCGACGAACCCCCGGACCCGGTCCCGCTCGTCGGCGGCGAGCTCGGTCGCGCGCAGCCGCGCACCCCATTCCGGGACGCGTTCCGGCTCGTTCAGCACGGTGGACAACTCGACCAGGGCGGCCAAGGCCATCGCCTGCTCGACGGCGGGCGCGGCCGGGCCGTGCCGGCGCAGCCCGGAGTTCAGCGCCCGGAAGGCGGCGAGGTCGTCGGTCTTGAACTCGCGCAGGATCCGGGCGTTGTCGAGCACCTTGGCCAGGCCGGTGAGCTGCTTGGACCCGCCGTACTCCACCTGCGGCTCGTCCCGGCGGATGAAGACGATCGAGTTCCCGGACGGGTCCATCACGGTGAACCGGGAGGCCCCGGCCCGGAACCGGGTGATCCGTGGCAGCCCCTTGCCGAGCACCTTGCCGTAGGCGGCGCGCATCCCCTCGGTGAACGCGGCGTGGTACGGCGCGACCGCGTCCACCATCACCAGGCAGCCGCCGGTCTCCTCCCGCGCCGGGTCGACGCCGTCCCCGGCCCGCCCGTAGTGCAGCTGGAAACCACTCCATTCAAAAGCCAGATAAAGGTACGGCTTGTGCTGTTCCCAGGTCACCCGGAAACCCAATGCGCGCCAGAAGGCAAGCGTTTCCTCCGGCGCCGTGCACGGCAGTAGCGGAACTGTCGTCTCGTTGGCTTCGACCCGCTCGTCAGTCATTGACGGCCCCCGTCGATAGGCGATTTCGGTAAGGCCGAAGTCTTCCGGAATTCGCCTCTGGTCGCACATGGGTTGGCACAGAGTGGCGGTGAGCTGCGAGTCTTCCGAGCCCCACCCGGTTGGCCGGGGATTCAGCGGGTATGCGGCGATCCGTTCCAGGAGAGGAGAACGTGATGACCAACGTTCAACAGCCCGAGATGCGGCGCAGCGGGGAGTCGCCCACCACGAAGCAGCGCACCGAGGACGCCCACCCCACCGAGGCGCCGCACGGCAGCCCGGACCGCAACGCGAACCGGCCGACGCCGGCCGGTCAGACCTCGCCGTACGGGCCGGAGGGCAACACCGCCGCCGACGGCTCCTGACCGCGCGACCGTGGCCGGGCGGGTTTCACGGTGCCCGTCCGGTCACGGTCACGCTCCCGGCCGGACGAACCGATAGGTGACGCCGGTGAGGCGTTCCGAGATCTCCCACAGCCGGGCGGCGGTGGCGGTGTCCCGGATGGCGTGCTCCCGGGTGCGGCGGGTCGGCTCGCCGCGCATCTGCAGCGGGCCGTCCGGCACGATGTAGCTGCCGCCGGGCAGGTCCGGGGCGGTCGCGGCGTACAGGGAAGTCTTGGCTCCCGCCGCGGCCGGGCGGAAGATCGCCCGCATGGTGAGCCGGACGAACGTGGTGTAAAGACGGCCGCGGGTGCTGTTCGCGCCGCCGGTCAGCACGTTGGTCCGGGTCAGTCCGGGGGCGACCGCCATGCTGCGCAGGGCCAGCCCGGCGCCGTCCGAGCGGCGCTGCAGCTCCATGGCGAAGTGGAGATTGGCCCGCTTGGACTGGGTGTAGGCCTTCCCGGCGCGGTAGCCGCGCTCGGCGTTGAGGTTGTCCAGGTCGATCTTGCCGAACCGCTGCCCCTCGCTGCTGACCGTCACCACCCGCGGCTCGGTGGCGGCGAGCAGGTGCGGCAGCAGCAGGCCGGTGAGCGCGAAGGTGCCCAGGTGGTTGACCCCGAACTGCGATTCGAACCCGTCTTCGGTACGGGCGAACGGCACCACCGCGATGCCCGCGTTGTTGACCAGCAGGTCGAGCCGGTCGTGGTCCCAGCCGGCGGCGAACGCCCGGATCGACGCCAGGCTGCCCAGGTCCACCTGGCGCAGCTCCAGCCGGGCGCCGGCCGCCTCCGCCCGGATCCGATCCAGCGCGGCCTGCCCGCGATCCGGGTCCCGGCAGGCGAGCACCACGGTCATGTCCCGTCGCGCCAGCTCCCGCGCGGTCACGTAACCGATGCCGCTGTTGGCGCCGGTCACCACCGCGACCCGGCCGGACTTCTCCGCGGGAAAGGGATGCGCATTCATCGTCATCAGGATCCACGGCGGACGGGCGTACCGGAAGCCGGAAAGCGTAAGCAGAAGCGGACCGGGCGGGATCAGCGATCCCGCCCGGTCCTGAGGGTCCGCCGCGGTCAGGACCAGCCGGCGCCGACGACCCAGCTGACGTCGTCAGCGAACAGGCCGGTGGCGTCGAACGTGTGCACGCCGCCCTGGCTGGCGAGGTAGCCGGTGTTGTTGTAGTGCCGGATGAAGCGGGTCGGATAGTTGAACGAGCGCAGCGCGTTGCCCTGGCCGTTGAGGCCGGCCTGCGGGCAGAAGGTGGCGTCCTGCTTGAACACCGCGCTGTTGTCGTTGGCGTTCAGGTAGAGCTGGAAATTGAAGTGCCGCAGGTAGCTGCCGGGCGTGTCCTTCGACTCGAACGACCGGCAGCCGCTGTTCGCCAGGCCGGCCCGGACGACGAAGGTGGCCTGCCCCTTCACGGTCGCCGAGCTGGACGAGGTGACCGCCTGGGTGGCCACGCTGGTGCCGGAGTGCGCGAGGTACCGCCCGGTGCAGCAGGCGGTGGTGGCGCGCAACGACACCGACGAGCCGACGGTGAGCGCCGGGCCGCTGGTCAGCGAGGTGGTGGCGTAACCGGCGGCGGTGATGTTCGCCTGGACCGCGTTCTCGGTGGCGTCCGACGGGTAACCGGAGGTCATCACGCCCTCGTAGAAGGTGCCCTGGGCGCTGACGCTGTTGTCGCCGCCGATGCCGAGGATGATGGCGCCCTCCTTGTGCATCGGGTTGTAGCCGGACTTGTTCGGCCGGACCCCGCTGTAGAAGGTGGACAGGCCGCCGGACTGGGCGTTGCCGCCGCGGATCGACCACTGGTTCGGGCCGCCCTTGAGGGTCGCGGTCAGGAACCGGTGGGTGATCGTCGGGTCGCCCGAGTTGTTGCCCGGGTTGTAGCCACTGAACAGCCCGTTCTCCAGGTCGGCCATGATCCACGGGCCACTGCCGGCGCCGGTGCCCCAGCCGGTGCTGGTGCCGAAGTAGAGCGCTTCCATGTGGCCGTTGCCGGTGTCCAGGCTGTTGGTCTCGGCGTTGCCGTAGTCGAAGCAGCAGCCGCCGTTGTAGTGGGTGCCGTCGAAGATCGCGTACATGCCCTCCGGCTGGTCGCCGGTGGCGATGCCGTTGGTGTTGTTGTTGCGGTAACCGGTGCCCGGCGAGATCCACACGCCGTAGGCCTTCCTGCCGCCCACGGTGATCGGGGCGCCGGTGGCGCTGGCCAGGTTGTCCTTGCCGCCCACGTCCGGGCCCTGGAAGCCGCCGGGCGGGGCCTGGGTCAGGTGGTTGCCGCGGCCGGACTGGTCGTAGATGACGGTGATCAGACAGGTGGTGTTCGCGCAGAAGCTGTCCTGGGCGGCGGCGTTGGCGACCCCGCCGGCGGTCAGCGGGGCGATCGTCGTGGTGGCTCCGTCGGAGTTGCGTCTGACCTGGTAGAGGGGCCCGGCGTAGGCCCCGTAGAGAGCGCGGGTGGTGCTGTGCGCGGCGACGCAGGGAGTGCCGCCGGAGGCGTAGATGTCGCACGGGCCGGTGCCGGCGGCGACCGAGGGGGTGGGGTCGACCAGGATGCCGGCGAGCAGGGCGCCGAGGACGGCGGCGCCGGAGACCAGCCTGCGGGTTCGGGACGGCATGGCGGGACTCCTCCTTTCGATCTTCCGGAGGTGGTGTGAGCGCTAACAGGAACGGGCGCACGTGAGGACGGATCGTGGAGTGTTACCGCTCACAGGGGATATGTCGCCGATTGAACACCGCGGTCACCCGACTGTCAACGCATCGACGAAAGCCATTCTTCGTCGACGACCGGCGGCAGTCCGAACAGGTCGAAGAGCCCCGGGTCGACGAAGGTCACCGCCCGCCGGATCAACCCACCGGACACGGTGAACACCTGCAGCGAATGCGCCCGTCCGTCCGGGGCGTAGGCGGCCAGCGCCGGACCGCCGTTGGCCGGCACCGGCACCAGACGCCAGCCCGGGCCGCGCATCGCGAACACCCGCTCCAGGAACGCCGCGTAGTGCGCGCGGCCGAGAAGCCAGAGCGCGACCGGCG contains:
- a CDS encoding pyridoxine/pyridoxamine 5'-phosphate oxidase — its product is MITTDLRQYLRSLPVFAGPLPDFDPGAAPDEPEPLFVAWLTAAVDAGVREPHAMTLSTVDSDGIPNARVLILKNVDADGWQFAVHAGSPKGRELHRHPVAALTFYWPEQGRQIRVRGRVRPEPADRSAADFLARPAGSRAEASLGRQSQPLADPATLVREVAAARARIEAEPGFVAEEWTLCTLAADRVEFWQADKERKHTRLRYARSATGWARELLWP
- a CDS encoding pyridoxamine 5'-phosphate oxidase family protein yields the protein MHTMSSRLDQSVRERLDREPLAWLCTLRRDGSPHQTPVWFVFRDGTLWICSAEKNRKVRNVLLDPRVSVALEGGSAPVVAEGRVTVRPCDFSPDVVDRFKSKYDWDITLANEHEGPRVLLEIPVARWLLAGVAQ
- a CDS encoding baseplate J/gp47 family protein, encoding MTTSVPNNPALPDWLEQVVSPVREALRGLLACAADALLDRTPGGVTRHPPAAASVDLRFTRTGAGDERIIVPAGTRVASGPVVFVTAWSATVEPGQSAVTVRAHHAEQVGGELLGAATGEPGQMLRVARAPIVTLDDADDVVLGVAVPDPAGPTREHYGVTYEVWQPVTSFAGATSADRVYLLDRAAGTVTFAPVLDLRDTADARPRVVGATPPAGAPIRIWYPTGGGPAGNVPAETVTAMRDPIPGVRVTNPAPARGGRAIEDEAGALARRHYEQSTRRRAITARDFEILAVTGSPEVARAGAVAGDSQVRVALVPTVTIPPAWLPCSAEHEIEVVRETV
- a CDS encoding MFS transporter is translated as MSDLLPDRRRLRRGRIATSLAFLLFGAALGVWTARLPAVKERLGLSDGRLTFVLLSFAAGCLLGLAVLGRLSDRFGSSRLLVVAAALEGTLLAVAGFNATLVGLCVTVFGFGAVHGTLNIAMNANAVEVQRAWGSPIMSSFHAIYSIGGFAGALIGGQFARHAVGIGPTFLITGAGVLALTGWAALWVLPSRPVSREPSVETAADRAGRRSLLVVFCGVLVLFTLVGEGAAADWSAVYLRDNLHTTPGFAAYGYAAFAIMMTVGRIFGDRLVTALGPVMLVRAGGLLAAAGLGVALLVDRPVAGVIGFGLLGLGLSGIAPQVFSAVGSRDAQRSGRDLSTVVSIGYVGFLVGPILIGAAATVVGLPVALWIPVVLAVVVAASGSVMRVDAGRPSQSIRSGRP
- a CDS encoding DUF1996 domain-containing protein — encoded protein: MSSSAFHEPRRSALAAAVAVLLMAGAAAGCASRPSASPAPPPPATSTEPVRSAPPGAPATSRAAPATTKASPATTKPVAAKLGWIPVDQAAWKTQVAKFKATRADPPGNAGNLAEFRADCQYSHRKADDPIVFPGLPGASHMHSFVGNKAVDAGTTADDLMKFTATTCEPTVDHSAYWVPTLYEAATRKRVETTGFRVYYRSIRDNSRGIMPIPNGLRMIAGDAKKKVPTPRGAQGQFYCAFYGPGNLDGDARSDNGNWPICGKPAHLHFTLQFPDCWDGKNLDSPNHKDHVAFGTNEGCPAAHPVRIPALTFEITYGVTGSKAGYYLSSDPDGKSASSMHGDAFLMWDAGAMNQRVRNCIAQRRTCDNDGYDPFSF
- a CDS encoding glyoxalase, producing MTWEQHKPYLYLAFEWSGFQLHYGRAGDGVDPAREETGGCLVMVDAVAPYHAAFTEGMRAAYGKVLGKGLPRITRFRAGASRFTVMDPSGNSIVFIRRDEPQVEYGGSKQLTGLAKVLDNARILREFKTDDLAAFRALNSGLRRHGPAAPAVEQAMALAALVELSTVLNEPERVPEWGARLRATELAADERDRVRGFVADPGLIEPYLRVQDAGRDDG
- a CDS encoding oxidoreductase, giving the protein MNAHPFPAEKSGRVAVVTGANSGIGYVTARELARRDMTVVLACRDPDRGQAALDRIRAEAAGARLELRQVDLGSLASIRAFAAGWDHDRLDLLVNNAGIAVVPFARTEDGFESQFGVNHLGTFALTGLLLPHLLAATEPRVVTVSSEGQRFGKIDLDNLNAERGYRAGKAYTQSKRANLHFAMELQRRSDGAGLALRSMAVAPGLTRTNVLTGGANSTRGRLYTTFVRLTMRAIFRPAAAGAKTSLYAATAPDLPGGSYIVPDGPLQMRGEPTRRTREHAIRDTATAARLWEISERLTGVTYRFVRPGA
- a CDS encoding alpha-L-arabinofuranosidase B, which encodes MPSRTRRLVSGAAVLGALLAGILVDPTPSVAAGTGPCDIYASGGTPCVAAHSTTRALYGAYAGPLYQVRRNSDGATTTIAPLTAGGVANAAAQDSFCANTTCLITVIYDQSGRGNHLTQAPPGGFQGPDVGGKDNLASATGAPITVGGRKAYGVWISPGTGYRNNNTNGIATGDQPEGMYAIFDGTHYNGGCCFDYGNAETNSLDTGNGHMEALYFGTSTGWGTGAGSGPWIMADLENGLFSGYNPGNNSGDPTITHRFLTATLKGGPNQWSIRGGNAQSGGLSTFYSGVRPNKSGYNPMHKEGAIILGIGGDNSVSAQGTFYEGVMTSGYPSDATENAVQANITAAGYATTSLTSGPALTVGSSVSLRATTACCTGRYLAHSGTSVATQAVTSSSSATVKGQATFVVRAGLANSGCRSFESKDTPGSYLRHFNFQLYLNANDNSAVFKQDATFCPQAGLNGQGNALRSFNYPTRFIRHYNNTGYLASQGGVHTFDATGLFADDVSWVVGAGWS